Proteins encoded together in one Bradyrhizobium sp. PSBB068 window:
- a CDS encoding GNAT family N-acetyltransferase: protein MTEQRSYPRHVKTEAGDIEFRLMTRADEAAVLAFAQKLPTHDLLFLPRNISQPKVLSAWINEIERGDITSLLAIKDGKVVGCGTLVRDPHSWSPHVGEIRMVVSQDVRGQGVGRALSQETFAIALGAGLEKFSVQMTVDQRAAITLFESLGFKAEALLRDHVRDVEGKTHDIVVLGHNVAQVRAQMEAYGLPDAVTGN, encoded by the coding sequence ATGACCGAACAACGTTCCTATCCGCGCCACGTCAAGACCGAGGCCGGCGACATCGAGTTCCGGCTGATGACGCGGGCCGACGAGGCCGCGGTGCTGGCCTTCGCGCAGAAGCTGCCGACGCATGACTTGCTGTTCCTGCCGCGCAACATCAGCCAGCCGAAGGTGCTGTCGGCCTGGATCAACGAGATCGAGCGCGGCGACATCACGAGCCTGCTCGCGATCAAGGATGGCAAGGTGGTCGGCTGCGGCACGCTGGTGCGCGATCCGCACTCCTGGTCGCCGCATGTCGGCGAGATCCGGATGGTGGTGTCACAAGATGTGCGCGGGCAGGGCGTCGGCCGGGCGTTGTCGCAGGAGACATTCGCGATTGCCCTCGGCGCCGGGCTGGAGAAGTTCTCGGTGCAGATGACGGTCGATCAGCGGGCGGCGATCACGCTGTTCGAAAGCCTCGGCTTCAAGGCGGAGGCCCTGCTGCGCGACCACGTCAGGGATGTCGAGGGCAAGACCCACGACATCGTCGTGCTCGGGCACAATGTGGCGCAGGTTCGGGCGCAAATGGAAGCATATGGGCTGCCGGACGCCGTTACAGGTAATTAG
- a CDS encoding phasin: protein MTTETNSVLNSVKEAFAPVTEAFTKLQNLEVPEAAREFVKKQAEAAKTRAADAYAGSEKVTNVIETAVAGSVTEAAKISRNIQQALYQDAEAFFAGIDQLASAKSLSEAAQIQSDLVRARGELFVSRAKATSEYLGKLVTDGAKSAQDNFAKVYGKTA from the coding sequence ATGACCACCGAAACCAATTCCGTGCTGAACAGCGTCAAGGAAGCCTTCGCGCCCGTCACCGAGGCGTTCACCAAGCTCCAGAACCTGGAAGTTCCGGAGGCCGCCCGTGAGTTCGTGAAGAAGCAGGCCGAGGCCGCCAAGACCCGCGCCGCCGACGCGTATGCCGGCTCCGAGAAGGTGACCAACGTAATCGAGACCGCCGTTGCCGGTTCGGTGACCGAAGCCGCCAAGATCAGCCGCAACATTCAGCAGGCGCTCTACCAGGACGCCGAGGCGTTCTTCGCCGGCATCGACCAGCTCGCGTCCGCCAAGTCGCTGAGCGAAGCTGCCCAGATCCAGTCGGACCTGGTCCGCGCGCGTGGCGAACTGTTCGTCTCGCGGGCGAAGGCCACGTCGGAGTATCTCGGCAAGCTCGTCACCGACGGTGCGAAGTCCGCGCAGGACAACTTCGCCAAGGTCTACGGCAAGACCGCCTGA
- a CDS encoding DUF445 family protein — protein MILPATLVAMPVDAERAAELRRVKWLATGVLATTLVIFIASKALLPLHPAFGFVAAFAEAATIGGLADWYAVVALFKRPLGLPIPHTAIIQSNQERIAEKLGEFIENNFLEAGPVEAKLREIDFGTFIADWLRDRKRSEDLARFVLRMLPEAFAATENSGLMQFISRRVTTQILSVDLAPLAAGALRGFVQEGKHEGLLDDLLRALHQTLTQQETMTVIRDKVRAEMPTLLKLYRADKFVVNRIIASATKFFEEVRNDPQHPFRGEFDRMLLSFVDRLGSDKAFADRIDGLKRDLLARPELANLGRTIWANVRDFIARSASGESQVLQHQLARMFVEAGDALDGDAELRGEINQGLVAILRTVVAEQKSGVSTFIADQMKSWDMEQLISLIEVNVGKDLQYIRFNGSLIGGLAGLALYSLEYVLRLL, from the coding sequence ATGATCCTTCCCGCCACCCTCGTCGCAATGCCCGTCGATGCCGAACGCGCGGCCGAGCTGCGGCGCGTGAAGTGGCTCGCGACCGGCGTGCTGGCGACAACCCTCGTCATCTTCATTGCATCGAAGGCGCTGCTGCCGCTGCATCCCGCTTTCGGCTTCGTCGCAGCTTTTGCCGAGGCCGCGACCATCGGCGGGCTTGCCGACTGGTATGCCGTCGTCGCGCTGTTCAAGCGACCGCTGGGCCTGCCGATCCCGCACACCGCGATCATCCAGAGCAATCAGGAACGCATCGCCGAGAAGCTCGGCGAGTTCATCGAGAACAATTTCCTGGAAGCCGGCCCGGTCGAGGCCAAGCTGCGCGAGATCGATTTCGGCACGTTCATCGCCGACTGGCTGCGCGACCGCAAACGTTCGGAGGATCTCGCCCGCTTCGTGCTGCGGATGCTGCCCGAAGCATTCGCGGCGACCGAGAACTCGGGCTTGATGCAGTTCATCAGCCGCCGCGTCACGACGCAGATCCTCTCAGTCGATCTCGCGCCGCTTGCCGCCGGCGCGCTGCGCGGCTTCGTGCAGGAGGGCAAGCATGAGGGGCTGCTCGACGACCTCTTGCGCGCGCTGCACCAGACGCTGACGCAGCAGGAGACGATGACGGTGATCCGCGACAAGGTCCGCGCGGAGATGCCGACGCTGCTCAAGCTCTATCGCGCCGACAAGTTCGTGGTGAACCGGATCATCGCCTCGGCCACGAAATTCTTCGAGGAGGTGCGCAACGATCCGCAGCATCCGTTCCGCGGCGAATTCGATCGCATGCTGCTGTCGTTCGTCGATCGGCTCGGCAGCGACAAGGCGTTCGCCGACCGCATCGACGGCCTCAAGCGCGACCTGCTGGCGCGGCCGGAGCTCGCCAATCTCGGGCGCACCATCTGGGCCAACGTCAGGGACTTCATCGCGCGCAGCGCCTCGGGCGAGTCGCAGGTGCTGCAGCATCAGTTGGCAAGGATGTTCGTCGAAGCCGGCGATGCGCTCGACGGCGATGCCGAGCTGCGCGGCGAGATCAACCAGGGCCTCGTCGCAATCCTGCGCACGGTGGTCGCCGAGCAGAAGAGCGGCGTCTCGACGTTCATCGCCGATCAGATGAAGAGCTGGGACATGGAGCAATTGATCTCACTGATCGAGGTCAATGTCGGCAAGGACCTGCAATACATCCGCTTCAACGGCTCGCTGATCGGCGGGCTTGCCGGGCTCGCGCTTTACAGCCTGGAATACGTGTTGCGGCTGCTGTGA
- a CDS encoding alpha/beta hydrolase: protein MSVAAQTLRPPSRTLMFLEGRAIHELGAFLGALPLLSLAPRGDGHPVLVLPGLIASDMSTRPLRDFLKSKGYAVSGWRQGRNLGLRSGVQDGMVDLLQEMNETSGRKVSLIGWSLGGLYARQLAKMMPDRVRQVITLGSPFAAGPKSTNAWRVYEMASGRRADEEDSRFGGSLASAPPVPTTAIFSRTDGVCAWQGCREQNSSMTDSIEVESSHCGMGHHPAVVYAVADRLAQKDGEWAPFDRSGWRSLVYPDPNR from the coding sequence ATGTCCGTTGCTGCGCAGACGCTACGCCCGCCGTCCAGGACGCTGATGTTTCTGGAAGGCCGCGCCATCCACGAGCTTGGTGCCTTTCTTGGTGCCTTGCCGCTGTTGAGCCTCGCGCCGCGCGGCGACGGGCATCCGGTGCTGGTGCTGCCAGGACTGATCGCTTCCGACATGTCGACCCGGCCGCTGCGCGATTTCCTCAAGAGCAAAGGCTACGCCGTCAGCGGCTGGCGCCAGGGCCGCAATCTCGGGCTGCGCTCCGGCGTGCAGGACGGCATGGTCGATCTGCTGCAGGAGATGAATGAGACCAGCGGCCGCAAGGTCTCGCTGATCGGCTGGAGCCTCGGCGGCCTCTATGCGCGCCAGCTTGCCAAGATGATGCCGGATCGCGTGCGCCAGGTGATCACGCTCGGCAGCCCGTTTGCCGCCGGTCCGAAGTCGACCAATGCCTGGCGCGTCTACGAGATGGCCAGCGGCCGCCGCGCCGACGAGGAGGATTCCCGTTTCGGCGGCTCGCTCGCCAGTGCGCCGCCGGTGCCGACCACTGCGATTTTCAGCCGCACTGACGGCGTCTGCGCCTGGCAAGGCTGCCGCGAGCAGAACTCGTCGATGACCGACAGCATCGAGGTCGAGAGCAGCCATTGCGGCATGGGCCATCACCCGGCCGTGGTCTACGCCGTTGCCGATCGCCTCGCGCAGAAGGACGGCGAGTGGGCCCCGTTCGATCGCAGCGGCTGGCGCAGCCTCGTCTATCCGGATCCCAATCGCTAG
- the paaX gene encoding phenylacetic acid degradation operon negative regulatory protein PaaX, whose translation MPQPLARIVDQLKREPSRTGSIIITVFGDSIVPRGGAVWLGTLLEFFKSLDVDGNVVRTAMSRLAADGWLERSKVGRNSFYRLNARGRQTFDTATRHIYDPPPSDWTGRFELLLIGNAEDRDAAREALKNAGFGSPLPGVWVAPSGVPIPDEAARAIRLEVSAEDDSGRRLLSESWPLDRTADAYLKFMKTFEPLHGWIARGETLSDADAFTARILLIHHYRRVVLRDPLLPAPLLPKDWPGRAARKLCGEIYRGLLPASEQWLDEHATNEDGPLPKPNGAVARRFEGI comes from the coding sequence ATGCCGCAGCCGCTTGCCCGCATCGTCGACCAGCTGAAGCGCGAACCGTCGCGCACCGGCTCGATCATCATCACCGTGTTCGGCGATTCCATCGTGCCGCGCGGCGGCGCGGTGTGGCTCGGCACGCTGCTCGAATTCTTCAAGTCGCTCGACGTCGACGGCAATGTGGTGCGCACAGCGATGTCGCGGCTCGCCGCCGACGGCTGGCTCGAGCGCAGCAAGGTCGGCCGCAACAGTTTCTATCGCCTCAACGCCAGGGGCCGGCAGACTTTCGATACCGCAACCCGGCACATCTACGATCCGCCGCCGTCGGACTGGACCGGCCGCTTCGAGCTGTTGTTGATCGGCAATGCCGAGGACCGCGACGCGGCGCGCGAGGCGCTGAAGAATGCCGGCTTCGGCAGCCCGCTGCCCGGCGTGTGGGTGGCGCCGTCGGGCGTGCCGATCCCGGATGAAGCGGCGCGCGCGATCCGTCTCGAAGTCTCCGCGGAGGATGACAGCGGGCGCCGGCTGCTCAGCGAAAGCTGGCCGCTCGATCGCACCGCGGACGCTTATCTGAAGTTCATGAAGACGTTCGAGCCGCTGCATGGCTGGATCGCGCGCGGCGAGACGCTCAGCGACGCCGACGCCTTCACCGCGCGCATCCTGCTGATCCATCACTACCGCCGCGTCGTGCTGCGTGATCCGCTGTTGCCGGCACCATTGCTGCCGAAGGATTGGCCGGGCAGGGCAGCGCGCAAACTCTGCGGCGAGATCTATCGCGGGCTGCTTCCTGCGTCGGAACAATGGCTTGACGAGCATGCAACCAACGAGGACGGGCCGCTGCCGAAGCCCAACGGGGCCGTGGCGCGGCGTTTCGAGGGCATCTGA
- the paaA gene encoding 1,2-phenylacetyl-CoA epoxidase subunit A, giving the protein MYTQALNSSDGDDRGVEDVARAAQFQARIDADERIEPNDWMPAAYRKTLTRQISQHAHSEIVGMLPEGNWITRAPSLRRKAALLAKVQDECGHGLYLYAAAETLGTSREELVDAMLAGNAKYSSIFNYPTLTWADIGTIGWLVDGAAIMNQIPLCRCSYGPYARAMIRVCKEESFHQRQGFEIMVTLCRGTAEQKAMAQNALDRWWWPVLMMFGPPDQVSQHSDTSTKWKIKRFSNDELRQKFIDATVPQAEFLGLTIPDPGMKQNENGNWVHSPIDWDEFKQVLAGNGPCNRERLAARRKAHEEGAWVREAAAAYAEKRKRRQLAQAAE; this is encoded by the coding sequence ATGTACACGCAGGCGCTCAACTCATCCGACGGCGACGATCGCGGCGTCGAGGATGTTGCCCGTGCCGCTCAGTTCCAGGCCCGCATCGATGCCGACGAGCGCATCGAGCCGAACGACTGGATGCCCGCGGCCTACCGCAAGACGCTGACCCGGCAGATTTCCCAACACGCCCACTCCGAAATCGTCGGCATGCTCCCTGAGGGCAACTGGATCACCCGCGCACCGTCGCTGCGCCGCAAGGCTGCGCTGCTCGCCAAGGTGCAGGACGAATGCGGCCACGGGCTCTATCTCTACGCCGCCGCTGAGACGCTCGGCACCTCGCGCGAAGAGCTGGTCGACGCGATGCTCGCGGGCAATGCGAAGTATTCCTCGATCTTCAATTATCCGACCCTGACCTGGGCCGACATCGGCACCATCGGCTGGCTGGTCGACGGTGCTGCGATCATGAACCAGATCCCGCTGTGCCGCTGCTCCTACGGCCCCTATGCGCGCGCGATGATCCGCGTCTGCAAGGAAGAGTCGTTCCACCAGCGCCAGGGTTTCGAGATCATGGTGACGTTGTGCCGCGGCACCGCCGAGCAGAAGGCGATGGCGCAGAACGCGCTCGATCGCTGGTGGTGGCCGGTGCTGATGATGTTCGGCCCGCCGGACCAGGTCAGCCAGCACAGCGACACCTCGACCAAGTGGAAGATCAAGCGCTTCTCCAACGACGAGCTGCGCCAGAAATTCATCGACGCCACCGTACCGCAGGCCGAATTCCTCGGGCTCACGATTCCAGATCCCGGCATGAAGCAGAACGAGAACGGCAATTGGGTGCACAGCCCGATCGACTGGGACGAGTTCAAGCAGGTGCTGGCCGGCAACGGCCCCTGCAACCGCGAGCGTCTCGCCGCGCGCCGCAAGGCGCATGAGGAGGGCGCCTGGGTGCGCGAGGCCGCGGCGGCCTATGCCGAGAAGCGCAAGCGCCGCCAGCTCGCGCAAGCCGCTGAATAA
- the paaB gene encoding 1,2-phenylacetyl-CoA epoxidase subunit B, which translates to MATPNVPLWEVFIRSRNGLAHKHVGSLHAADSTLALQAARDIYTRRGEGLSIWVVPSNAITASDPTEKGMMFEPAESKIYRHPTFYDVPDEVGHM; encoded by the coding sequence ATGGCCACGCCGAACGTTCCGCTCTGGGAAGTCTTCATCCGCAGCCGCAACGGCCTCGCGCACAAGCATGTTGGCTCGCTGCACGCGGCGGACTCGACGCTCGCCCTGCAGGCCGCGCGCGACATCTACACCCGCCGCGGCGAGGGGTTGTCGATCTGGGTGGTGCCCTCGAACGCGATCACCGCGTCCGATCCCACAGAGAAGGGCATGATGTTCGAGCCGGCGGAATCCAAGATCTACCGCCACCCGACGTTCTACGACGTTCCCGACGAAGTCGGGCATATGTGA
- the paaC gene encoding phenylacetate-CoA oxygenase subunit PaaC: protein MATANIEVSETPLVLYALRRADDALILGHRLSEWCGHAPAMEEDMALANMGLDLLGQARELYTYAAKVEGRGNDEDKFAYLRDVRQYRNLLLVEQPNGDFARTMVRQFFYAAFADLYWRAMMASTDPTLAAIAAKSEKESAYHVRHSSEWIVRLGDGTEESHRRAQNAIDDLWAYTGEMFAVDDGERGLIDAGIAIDPAALKPRWLKTVTGIVNEATLALPNSDWMQQGGRVGSHSEHLGHLLSELQSMQRTFPGATW from the coding sequence ATGGCAACCGCCAATATCGAAGTCTCCGAAACACCCCTGGTGCTCTATGCGCTGCGCCGCGCCGATGATGCGCTGATCCTCGGCCATCGGCTGTCCGAATGGTGCGGCCATGCGCCGGCGATGGAAGAGGATATGGCGCTCGCCAATATGGGTCTCGACCTGCTCGGCCAGGCTCGCGAGCTCTACACCTATGCCGCCAAGGTCGAAGGCCGCGGCAACGACGAGGACAAGTTCGCCTATCTGCGCGACGTCAGGCAGTACCGCAACCTGCTGCTGGTCGAGCAGCCGAACGGCGACTTTGCCCGCACCATGGTGCGGCAGTTCTTCTACGCGGCATTCGCCGATCTCTACTGGCGCGCGATGATGGCCTCCACCGATCCGACACTCGCCGCGATCGCGGCGAAGTCGGAGAAGGAGAGCGCCTATCATGTCAGGCATTCGTCGGAATGGATCGTCCGGCTCGGCGACGGCACCGAAGAGAGCCATCGCCGCGCGCAGAATGCGATCGACGACCTCTGGGCCTATACCGGCGAGATGTTCGCGGTCGACGACGGCGAGCGCGGCCTGATCGACGCCGGCATCGCGATCGACCCGGCGGCGCTGAAGCCGCGCTGGCTGAAGACCGTGACCGGCATCGTCAACGAGGCGACGCTGGCACTGCCGAACAGCGACTGGATGCAGCAGGGCGGCCGCGTCGGCAGCCACAGCGAGCATCTCGGCCATCTGCTCAGCGAATTGCAGTCGATGCAGCGCACCTTCCCGGGGGCGACATGGTGA
- the paaJ gene encoding phenylacetate-CoA oxygenase subunit PaaJ, giving the protein MVTVALSDADLRRRAWSAAAQVVDPEIPVLTIADLGVLRDVAVHDGHVEVAITPTYSGCPAMNMIALEIELALEREGIHRPKVRTVLSPAWTTDWMSEDGRRKLKEYGIAPPQPGSSRRALFGEQQVACPQCGSGDTELLSEFGSTSCKALWRCKSCREPFDYFKCH; this is encoded by the coding sequence ATGGTGACGGTTGCGCTCAGCGATGCCGATTTGCGCCGGCGCGCCTGGAGCGCGGCCGCGCAGGTGGTTGACCCCGAAATCCCGGTGTTGACGATCGCCGATCTCGGCGTGCTGCGCGATGTCGCGGTCCATGACGGCCATGTCGAGGTCGCGATCACGCCGACCTATTCCGGCTGTCCCGCGATGAACATGATCGCGCTCGAGATCGAGCTCGCGCTGGAGCGCGAAGGCATCCATCGGCCGAAGGTCCGCACCGTGCTGTCACCGGCCTGGACCACCGACTGGATGAGCGAGGACGGCCGCCGCAAGTTGAAAGAATACGGCATCGCGCCGCCGCAGCCCGGCTCCTCGCGCCGTGCGCTGTTCGGCGAGCAGCAGGTCGCGTGCCCGCAATGCGGCTCTGGCGATACCGAACTGCTGTCCGAATTCGGCTCGACCTCCTGCAAGGCGCTGTGGCGTTGCAAGAGCTGCCGTGAACCCTTCGATTACTTCAAGTGTCATTGA
- the paaK gene encoding phenylacetate-CoA oxygenase/reductase subunit PaaK — protein sequence MSTPRFHRLSVSDLRREASDAISMTFAIPDDLQGDYRFTPGQYLTLRTTMDGEEVRRSYSICSGPDDGELRIAVKKVDGGAFSNWAADELKAGDELDVMTPTGRFGVAHAPGEARTYVGFAAGSGITPILSIIKGVLAREPDSRFFLFYGNRSTEGVMFREALEELKDRFMQRLSVFHVISGEEQDIPILHGRLDGDKVRVLLRSLVPAATVDHVFVCGPAAMSETIETTCREIGIADERIHVERFVSEFGGKPRPKVVVPAGAPPKAIAGLIIDGKRREVPVADGESILDAALRAGMDLPFACKGGMCSTCRAKLVEGEAPMDLNYSLEPWELKAGFILTCQAKPCSDKVVVDYDHV from the coding sequence ATGTCGACACCACGCTTCCACCGTCTGTCCGTCAGCGATCTGCGCCGCGAGGCCTCGGACGCCATCTCGATGACCTTTGCGATCCCCGACGATCTGCAAGGCGACTACCGTTTCACGCCCGGCCAGTATCTGACCTTGCGCACCACGATGGACGGCGAGGAAGTCCGCCGTTCCTACTCGATCTGCTCCGGCCCCGACGACGGCGAGCTGCGCATCGCGGTGAAGAAGGTCGACGGCGGCGCGTTCTCGAACTGGGCGGCCGACGAGTTGAAGGCCGGCGATGAGCTCGACGTGATGACGCCGACCGGGCGTTTTGGTGTTGCCCATGCACCTGGCGAGGCGCGGACCTATGTCGGCTTCGCCGCCGGCAGCGGCATCACGCCGATCCTCTCCATCATCAAGGGCGTGCTGGCGCGAGAGCCGGACAGCCGCTTCTTCCTGTTCTACGGCAATCGTTCGACCGAAGGCGTCATGTTCCGCGAGGCGCTGGAGGAGCTGAAGGACCGCTTCATGCAGCGGCTCTCGGTGTTCCACGTCATCTCCGGCGAGGAGCAGGACATCCCGATCCTGCATGGCCGGCTCGACGGCGACAAGGTGCGGGTGCTGCTGCGCTCGCTGGTGCCGGCCGCAACCGTCGATCATGTCTTCGTCTGCGGTCCGGCCGCGATGAGCGAAACCATCGAGACGACCTGTCGCGAGATCGGCATCGCCGACGAGCGCATCCATGTCGAACGCTTCGTCTCGGAATTCGGCGGCAAGCCGCGTCCGAAGGTCGTCGTTCCCGCCGGCGCGCCGCCGAAGGCGATCGCCGGGCTGATCATCGACGGCAAGCGCCGCGAGGTGCCGGTGGCCGACGGCGAGTCGATCCTCGACGCCGCGCTGCGCGCCGGCATGGACCTGCCGTTCGCCTGCAAGGGCGGCATGTGCTCGACCTGCCGCGCCAAGCTGGTCGAGGGCGAGGCGCCGATGGATTTGAACTATTCGCTGGAGCCGTGGGAGCTGAAGGCGGGGTTCATCCTCACCTGCCAGGCCAAGCCGTGTTCGGACAAGGTCGTGGTCGACTACGACCACGTCTAA
- the paaI gene encoding hydroxyphenylacetyl-CoA thioesterase PaaI, translated as MNVKATLSPEDVARACADAMWKEDDASKGLGMELVEIKPGQATMAMTVQPHMVNGQRICHGGYIFTLADSAFAFACNSRNDRAVAAQGNVTFIRPGKLGDRLVATAREVSRSGRSGIYDVRVTAGGSVIAEFRGHSRVIQGTWLPDTDIKA; from the coding sequence GTGAACGTGAAGGCCACGCTATCACCCGAGGATGTCGCCCGCGCCTGCGCGGATGCGATGTGGAAGGAAGACGACGCCAGCAAGGGCCTCGGCATGGAGCTGGTCGAGATCAAGCCGGGGCAAGCTACGATGGCGATGACGGTGCAGCCGCACATGGTCAACGGCCAGCGTATCTGCCATGGCGGCTACATCTTCACGCTCGCCGATTCAGCCTTCGCCTTTGCCTGCAACAGCCGCAACGATCGCGCGGTGGCGGCGCAGGGCAACGTCACCTTCATCCGGCCGGGCAAGCTCGGCGATCGCCTGGTGGCGACCGCGCGTGAGGTCTCGCGCAGCGGCCGCTCGGGAATCTACGACGTGCGCGTCACTGCCGGCGGCAGCGTGATCGCCGAGTTCCGCGGACATTCGCGCGTGATCCAGGGCACCTGGCTGCCGGACACGGACATCAAGGCATAA